ATTTGATAATCTTTCTGTAATTTCATTTGCAATTTCTATATTGTTTGATAGTGCATCAATTAATGCACTAGATTCTGCAGAACTATATTTCACTCCCAAGGCAATCGATTCCTTTCTGATATTAATTTATCTCTTTGTTCATCCGTATTTCGACGGATCGATTGACTCCATTTTTCTATGTCATCAAAATGGGTTTGCACATATTCGGACATTTGACGACGCAGTTCTTGATTATTTTCTAACTCCTGAATTCTAAATTGTGTTGACATATCCGATTCTGTTAGTAATGAGTCCACGCCAGAAGACAGCTGTTCAAATTGCTCAGCTAAATAAAGAACTCTGTTTTCATGGCGCTTCTGTAATAATTTAAAATCATCTTCCTTTTCTTCAAGTTCTATAATTTTTCGAGTCAAAGTAGAGCGCTCTTTTTCGCTCTTATCTATTTTTTTATTTAATGATTCCATCTTTGAGATTCCTCTATATCTCTCTTTTCAATTACAGCAGCAATTTGAGGGAACTTGTTGGCTTGAATTAGAACTGCTTGACTAAATTCGCTAATAGCCTGAAGAACTGAATTTGTTACCTCCTTTCCATTTTCCATTCCTGTAATTTCTTGGGTGTAAGAAAATGAAACTTGCTGATTTTGCACATTACTGGTATCAACTGAAACCAGCTCACTAATTGCATCTGCAGCTGAAATAGCATTTGATTGTATTAAGGCCATTTAATTCCTCCAAATAATTTTTTACTAAGAGATCACTCTTAGTTTTCCTTTGAGTTAGAAGTATTATAACATGCTTTTATAATTAAAAAAAGCTTAGTTAGTAGTATCTAAGCCTCATTGTAACTGATCTCCTATTATATTTATATACACTAAAAAAATCCCACATCTGAAAAAGATGCGGGATAATAATTGTTAGAATAGCCTTTTACTGTCCTTCTATTAATTTGTTGTACTCAATTTTCATATCCCCCAAGTTTTTCAGGGAATAACGGGAGCTTCCGTTTTTAAACCAAGTACCCAGGATGTATTGTTCGGCGACCTTCTTGCTTTGGTTTTTCAACCAAGTACGGTCTTTGCCATAGGCGGCAAGTTTCTTTAGAAAATCACTACCCTCTACTTCTTGATCATCCGCATAAAGATAGACTTCTTCTTGAATCAATGCTCTTTTTTTAGAATTGTATTTGAACATCATACGAACCGATACATTTTCTTTTAACTGATATTTATACCTATAAACCCATTCCGAACTGTCCCTAAACATCATGACGGAT
Above is a window of Streptococcus sp. LPB0220 DNA encoding:
- a CDS encoding TipC family immunity protein; translation: MKKHLKHFLWLTPILLLALYWLAIYLSLKNPMEEIVYSENGGMMRNMIVKSYTQTIESEAPWKEDEGFQTFPYSDKIVGGQEDLSVMMFRDSSEWVYRYKYQLKENVSVRMMFKYNSKKRALIQEEVYLYADDQEVEGSDFLKKLAAYGKDRTWLKNQSKKVAEQYILGTWFKNGSSRYSLKNLGDMKIEYNKLIEGQ